The stretch of DNA GGTACCCCGAACGGGGGCTGAGCGGTAAGTCTTACCGGTGACCCCCCGGTAGCGGGAGCGGCGCATTCCTTCCTAGAATGAGCGCCGCTTTGGCCACCGCGACACCGCCCCCTTCGGATGAGACGGCCGGCGCCCCTGAGGCGTCGCCTGTCTCCGCTGCTTCTCCCGCCCCCAACGTGCTGAGCACGGCCCCGGCGCGGGTTCCTCCCGCGCCCACCGTGCCCCTGGGGGACGCGGAGGACGCCATTCCCACGGCGAAGACGCCGACGTTGCTGGAGCGCGTGCAGTCCTTCCGCGCCCGGAACGAGAAGTGGGAGATGGCGGCCTTCTTCTTCGTCGGGTTCGCCTACGACGTCTTCACGCTGGGCCGCATCGACGACACGCTCGCCATGGTGCAGCAGTTCGTGTACCTGGGGGTGCTGGCCTCGCTGCTGGTGCTGGAGCAGCGGTACCCCGAAGGGGTGGAGCCGCCGAAGGCGCTGGCGAAGGTGTGGCGCTGGCGCGAGGACGCCATCCACTTCTTCTACGGAAGCCTGCTCAGCTCCTTCACGCTCTTCTTCTTCAAGAGCGCCTCGGGGCTCGTGGCGCTCTCGTTCCTGGTGGTGATGTTCGGCCTGCTGGTGGCCAACGAGCTGCCGCGCTTCCGCAAGCTGGGGCCCGTGGTGCGCATGACGCTCTTCAGCCTGTGCGTCAGCATGTACCTGGCCTACACGCTGCCGGTGCTCACGGGCCGGTTGAACGTGTGGATCTTCCTGCTCGCGCTGGTGCTCGCGGGCGGGGTGATTTACGGGCTGATGTGGATGCTGCGCCGCTGGACCGTCCTGGAGGCCAAGGCGCTGCGGCACCAGGTGGCGCTGCCCGGCTTCGGCATGCAGGTGCTGCTCCTGGGGCTCTACCTGCTCCGGGTGCTGCCGCCGGTGCCCCTGTCGGTGACCTACAGCGGCATCTACCACGAGGTGAAGCGCGTCAACGGCCC from Stigmatella aurantiaca encodes:
- a CDS encoding DUF2914 domain-containing protein — its product is MSAALATATPPPSDETAGAPEASPVSAASPAPNVLSTAPARVPPAPTVPLGDAEDAIPTAKTPTLLERVQSFRARNEKWEMAAFFFVGFAYDVFTLGRIDDTLAMVQQFVYLGVLASLLVLEQRYPEGVEPPKALAKVWRWREDAIHFFYGSLLSSFTLFFFKSASGLVALSFLVVMFGLLVANELPRFRKLGPVVRMTLFSLCVSMYLAYTLPVLTGRLNVWIFLLALVLAGGVIYGLMWMLRRWTVLEAKALRHQVALPGFGMQVLLLGLYLLRVLPPVPLSVTYSGIYHEVKRVNGPEGVEFHLSHQRPWWKFWQKGDQSFQVREGDKVNYFVSVFAPAGFHDYSVYVQWYFDDPKKGWRSFFRKALNARGTGAEAGFRTYANLTNPTPGDWIAVLETEDGHEINRLSFSVEKDESTEPRQFEVFVHKHGSRAK